The following nucleotide sequence is from Bactrocera oleae isolate idBacOlea1 chromosome 2, idBacOlea1, whole genome shotgun sequence.
GTCTACCGATATTTACTCAAAAGTTGCAAAGTATGCTACTATGGTGATAATACAGaccattaaaatattgaaagacTCCTTTTTTAAATGATTCGTGtcgaatttaataaaatgttataacTGAAATCGACGTTTGacatataattgaaaaacatttttttagaaacGCTTGGTGTTAAATTAAATGCAGCTTGGGAAGCGGAGGTTGAGAAGAAGCGCCTTAAAAACCAAGAACCCAACTTGCTTTTAGCTGTCATACGCGTATTTGGGTTTCAATTTTTAGCTTTAggatttttactattttcattggAAATCGGGCTGCGGTAAGACCTTTTACATCTCGACTGTGCTGAGGCTTTACccacttttttttgttgcttacaGCGTCACACAACCACTATTTCTTGGAGGTCTAGTCAATTACTATGCGAATCCCTCTAACCAAGATGATAAATACACCGCATATATTTACGCCTTGGGTGTTATACTCTGCAATGCCATAAATGTACTCTTCAGGCATCCTTATATGCTGGGTATACAGCACATCGGCATGAAGGTGCGTATCGCAATGTGCAATCTGATTTATAGGAAAGCGCTGCGTTTGAACAGAACTGCGTTGGGTGGCACCACAACGGGCCAAGTAGTCAATCTGATATCTAATGATGTCGGTCGCTTGGACACATCCATCATGCACATACATGTGTTATGGGTGGGACCCATAGAGATCGCCGTTGTCGCCGTGCTCATGTATAGAGAGGTGAGTGTTTGTAAACACTTAAGTTTTTAATTCAACAAGCAAGTAATACATCTGCTTTCATTTAAGATCGGAATCGCCTCGCTGTTCGGAGTCGCAGTTATGTTATTATTCATACCGTTGCAAGCCTTTTTGGGCAAAATGACATCGAAGTTGCGTTTGCGCACAGCATTGCGCACCGACGAGCGTGTTCGCATGATGAACGAGATAGTCTCGGGCATACAGGTGATCAAGATGTATGCGTGGGAGAAACCTTTCGGCAAGATGATACAGTTTGTACGACGCAAAGAAATGATAGCCAtacgcaacaacaactatataCGCGGTATCTTGCAATCGTTCGCGATGTATATGACGCGCGTATCCGTTTTCGTCAGCCTAGTTGGCTACGTGCTCTTGGGAAACTTTCTCACCGCGGAAAAAGCCTTTGTCATTACTGCCTTTTACAGCATTTTGCGTAACACCATGGTTGTGGCCTTTCCAAATGGTATTCAACAAATCGCGGAAACGCTTGTGTCTATGAAGCGTATTAAAGAATACTTATTATACGAAGAAATCGGCGATAACTCGAGAATTTCGGCAAATGCCtgtaataaaactaagaaaacagACGACATGAATGGTAATCTAAATTTAACGAAGAAAATAACGCAGGAGCTAGCAGAAGAAGCAGGCATTGAAATATGTGAGCTCAAAGCGAAGTGGGATCCCACCGCAATAGAGTATACGCTAAATAATGTGAATTTGGATGTGAAACCGGCCACACTAGTGGCTGTCATTGGACCGGTGGGTTCCGGAAAGTCAAGGTACGAGTAATTTCCAATAGTGTTGGACTTAGCATACCAACGACAAACAAATTATCAAAGTAATTGCTATTATTCTAGGTATTGacttgattttaataatttgtgcTTTTTCTAGTTTGATACAAGCCATTCTTGGCGAACTGCCTGTGGATTCGGGTTCCATTACTGTTCACGGATCCTACTCGTATGCATCGCAGGAGCCTTGGTTATTCACTGGCAGTATACGGCAAAATATACTTTTCGGCTTACCAATGGACAAACATCGTTATCGCACTGTGGTTAAAAAGTGCGCGCTGGAACGCGATTTCGAGCTGCTGCCGCATGGCGATAAAACGATAGTGGGTGAACGTGGCGCATCGCTTTCGGGCGGTCAAAAGGCGCGTATCAGCTTAGCGCGCGCAGTCTACCGCAAAGCCGATGTTTACCTGCTCGATGATCCACTAAGCGCTGTGGACACGCACGTCGGTCGCCACCTCTTTGATCAGTGTATGCGCGGCTATCTGCACAATGAAATCGTAGTTTTGGTTACCCATCAGCTGCAATTCTTAGAGCATGCTGACATCATTGTTATAATGGATAAGGGTAAGATCAGCGCTGTGGGCACCTATGAGTCGATGCGTAGTAGTGGTCTGGACTTTGCAAATTTGCTGACGCCACCAGAAGAGTGTCGTAAGGAGGATGGTGACACTGATGTGGAAGCGAAGAGTAAGTCAACACAAATCAATATGAATCGACAGAATAGCACTGCGACTATGAGTTCGATGGACGAGTCGATAGCTGACTCGTtaattgatgaagcagctgatTCGCCTTTGCAAGTGCAGGAGAAGCGTGAGTTGGGTAAAATTGGTTGGGGCCtctataaaaagtattttggtGCCAGTGGCGGCTATATGTTGTTCTCAATAACAGCGTTCTTTTGTGTAGCGTCCCAGATATTGGGGTCTACTGGCGACTTTTACGTCTCGATGTGGTAAGTTATCTGTAGGCTTCCATTCATTTAATTTGTGCTAAGTATAttgttttattgcttgattATCCATAGGGTTAATAAAAACGAGCAACAACTACTTAGTCAAGCACGTGAATTCGCTGTAAACGTTACTAATGATACGGACGCGCGCGACGCACGACTGAATAGTAATACTAACCCAAtggatatttatatattcttcggCATCATTTTGGCCATCATCATTTTTGCTGTCGGCCGCAGTTTGCTCTTCAATACAATGACGATGCTGTCCTCGACAGAGCTGCACAATGCAATGTACCGTGGCATCACACGCGCAGCAATGTACTTTTTTCATACAAATCCCTCTGGTCGCATACTAAATCGTTTCGCAAAGGATTTGGGTCAAGTGGATGAGTTGCTGCCATGGGTTATGATGGATGTCATACAGAATTTCCTGAGCTTATTTGGTATTGTCATTGTAATCACCATTGTGAATCCAATGAATCTCCTGGTGACGGCTGTGCTGGCGCTTATTTTCTATGCAATGCGTTCGTTTTACCTAAATACGTCGCGCGATGTAAAACGTCTTGAAGCAGTTAGTAAGCTGATCATATAGAATTAGTAAAAGTGCAATTACATTATTCTAAACTCGTTACTCTTTCCAGCACGTTCGCCCATCTATTCACACTTGAGCGCCTCACTTAACGGCCTACCGACGATACGTGCTTTCGCCGCTCAGCAGATGCTGATTAATGAGTTTGACAATTACCAGGATTTGCACAGCTCCGGCTATTATATGTTTTTGATAACAAATCGCGCTTTTGGTTACTGGCTCGACTGTTTTTGTGCGCTCTATATAGCTGTTACCACGTTGAGCTTTTTGGTTTCCTCACCTGACAATGGTGGCGATGTTGGCTTGGCTGTGACTCAGGCCATGGGCTTAACGGGCATGGTGCAGTGGGGTATGCGGCAGTCTGCTGAGCTCGAAAATAGCATGACGAGTGTAGAACGTTTAATAGAGTATGAAGAAATAGAACCCGAAGGAGAACTTGAAAGTAAACCCAGTAAAAAACCACCGAAAACATGGCCCGAACAGGGTAAAATCGTATTTGATGAGCTTAGCCTACGCTATTTTCCTGATATGAAAACAGATCGTGTGTTGAAATCGTTAAACTTTGAAATACAGCCCTCGGAAAAGGTGGGTATTGTGGGACGCACCGGCGCAGGCAAATCTTCCCTTATCAATGCGCTCTTTCGCCTATCGTACAATGAGGGTTCGATTATTATTGACACAAGAAATATTGAGGGGTTGGGTTTGCATGATTTGCGCAGCAAAATCTCAATTATACCTCAAGAACCGGTGCTTTTTTCGGGTACAATGCGTTACAATTTGGATCCATTTGACGAATATTCAGATGCCAAATTATGGGAAGTGCTTGAGGAAGTAAGCAAAAATCAGATTATTTccaatacttaaatataatatttttattaatacatatgtacacattttttttttgcacggTTGCAGGTTGAACTGAAGGACGCTGTAGCCGAGTTGGCGAGCGGCTTACAGAGCAAAATATCCGAAGGCGGCAGTAATTTCAGTGTCGGTCAACGACAGTTGGTATGTCTGGCACGTGCTATAttgcgtgaaaataaaattcttgtgCTGGACGAGGCAACGGCAAATGTGGATCCACAGACTGATGCACTCATACAATTGACAATAAGAAGTAAATTCAAATATTGCACGGTTCTCACAATTGCGCATCGTTTGCACACTGTCATGGACTCGGATAAGGTGCTGGTCATGGATGCTGGGCACGCAGTGGAATTCGATGCACCCTATAAATTGTTGACGGAAAGTGAATCTAAAATATTCTACGACATGGTCAAGCAAACCGGCAGTAGTACATACGATAATCTACTCATGGTAGCTCGAAAGGTAAATTACACAGTTGATTTTTTAACATTACAGTAATGATTAgttattatttatgtacatatgtatattatcttTTTGTAGGCTTATGAACAGAATCCTcgcttgaaaaataaaactgaatagACGGTCACATCCAGCAGGACAGTATGTCCGCCCAAGAAATATTTCCATATTGAACTATTATACTATTTAAAGCAAACACTACTGACTAGAAGTAACAGCCATTTATTTGTCAACAGGAAAATGTGTTTTcgcaaattatatgaaatttggTGTATTTGGatggtaaacaaaaataaaattattcaactGACATTAGACAATACATAACGTAAGCGTTTTATGTTAGCGCTAAATGAATTTTACAGTAATCAGTAATGTTAAGAAGCATGTGTTTATACTTTAGTTAGGTCTATGAATATGCTATAggagaatttttataaaattgcagtGTAGTAAATTAATGGAAGCTTAAAATAAGtacttatacaatatatttttgagagAATAACAAatctatgcacatacatacttagagacatttactacatataatataaatatgtacctatatacttATGagcatacatacgcatatgctTAAATACTTAAGTTTCaggataaataatattacaaaatgtaCTACGTTAGTTTTAGTCgattaaaaaattgaataaaagtaACCCTATGGtaaaattaagatatacatatgttttcaatttcattgacatattcattaacattctctgacatAGTTGTTTGTTGGATCTTctaatttattggaaaaaatggaaataaCATACAATAATCTTActgaaaaattcaattcaaagcAACGTGTCATAGTATGGTAAAATAAGTTATTTATATTCtaaactacaataaaaaaattataaattgtagggAGACAAAAATTTCCGTTTAGAAGAATCTTCTAAAAAATTGCGGTTATTTGAATTCATGTGATACAGGGTGCACCAAAATAATAACTttagaaatagaaataataattaaattatgtgcTATATTTCTCTACAATTATATAAGCTTCATGTAACCTTTTGTTTTCTTTCACCTGTGTTCCTTAGgcttacttaaatatttacttactgGACATCGTATTATAAACAATATCAGCTGTGTGAACTATTTGTTCggatatttaaagtaaataaaccATGAATATTCCAACGAAAGATTGTATGAGATTTTTCAGCACACAAAATTATTTAGCTAAACAAATACCACGTAATCTAAAGGGAAAGAGTAAGAGTTCCCAAGAATGGCTGACACGACAACTAGCCGACCCTTATGTGGAGAAAGCTAAAATGATGAATCTTCGTTGCCGTAGTGCATTCAAGCTCATAGAAATTGATAATagatttaaaatacttaaaccaGGCGATACTGTGCTTGATTGCGGAGCGGCACCCGGCAGTTGGACGCAAGTAGCGGTCGATCGTACGAACGCCAATGGCACCAAAGAGGCTAATAATAAAGGTGCAGTTTTTAGCATTGATTTGTTACATTTCCATGCCGTGCCGGTAAGTTTTTGGTTATAACACACAATGATATTAACCTATATATTGCGCATTTAAAGGGTGCTATTATTTTCGGAGGCATGGATTTCACAACAGCCATTGCACAACAGCGTCTTCGAGAGGTATTAGCCGGCCGGCAAGTGAATTGTGTGCTCTCAGATATGGCACCCAATGCAACGGGAGTACGAATGTTAGATCAAGAGAATATTATGAGCTTATGCTATTCGGTGCTGCGATTTGCATTGGCAATGTCTGCTATAAATGCACATTTAGTAGTCAAATTGTGGGCGAATGGTGATGTATCCAAACTGGAAAAAGACCTGAGACGATTTTACGAGCACGTTAAACGTGTAAAACCAGAATCAAGTCGATCAGATTCTGCCGAGCTATTTTTAGTGGCACGTCAATATAAGGGAATGAAAGCATCAAAGGAGTTGACAGCGAGCGAAAACAGTTGAATTTTGGTTATCCCtcctttattaatatttaattttttttgttaacaatttcaATTCTTTGGATGAATAAAATCctacattatttatataatagtttttagaaaaatatttgtaagtatatGCGAATTTTGTGCGGTCGCATTTGGAAATTTATACGACTTTTTTGTAGTGCGTTAAATGATTAATCATCCATTCCAGCCACTTCGGTTGATCACCAGGCGCCATATGCCCGGCATTGCGCACCAATATTTCAATCAAATGACCGGCATGTTTGGCATATCCTGCAATTTCGTCCTCCACAAACCAAACTTTACGCTCGGCTATTTTGTATTTATCTGCATCTGCGAACTTTAGGTGCATCAGGTAATTACGAGTCAAAGGATACGCCACAATTATATCAAGCTGTCcactatatatacaaacaatataGTCCTTTAAAAGTTCTGCTATCCATGGTGCTACCGTGTCCATTACATCTTTTTTCAAGAACTTCTctactttattttctttatctAAATCATGGAATGTATTGTTGCCTACGTGAATGGCTCGACGTGTTGTTGACGACTGTATAAAATTTCCAAGCACATCATTCGGCAAGTCACTGTgagtttttaaatagttgtagtAATAGTTATAACCAGTAAGGTTATGAAAAATAGATCCATTGGTAAGGTCACCATTGATAAGACCATCAAATACCTCAAAGGCACAATCCATATCGTGattttctatacattttttaccTTTCTCTTCCTCTATATGGAAGCGATTCAAACCATGATCATCGATTAATCCTAATTGATATAAGTAATCACCATATTTGAGTTGATGCAATGGATCAGAGAGCCCATTACCAATAGCTAAGCCTTTTAACGGGATATAAACACGCGTGTCAACTGCATTTTGCATCAAGTGAATATGATAAGCCAATGCTGGTACATATTTCCCTGCGTAAGATTCTCCCGTTATCCAAAATCCACTCGAATTTCCCCATTCAAAAAGTTCGTATAATTGCATTACTGCCTCGTGTAGATTACGTCCGACATCTTTTTCATTGCGAGCGTAACCATCATCGCTGCCAGTAAAGCTAAAACCGGTCCCAACTGGATTATCAATATAAATAAGATTATGCGAGCGACTCCAAGTATAATTGCGTTTTTGTAGATGTCCGTGTGAGTCGAACTCAAAGGGTCCATTTTCCACAAATAAACCAAATAAAGAAGATGCACCCGGTCCTCCTTGCAACCACAAAACTACAGGAGCATAATCAGGACTTTCCTCTGCGGGGAAGTACCAGAAGAACATATTGGATTTGCGTGCCACATCCACTGTTAAATAGCCGGAATAGCTTTCCACTTTGTGGAATTGACTGCCAAGAACTGCCGCTTTTTGTCGAACTTGCTCCTTAGGTATTTTTGGGTCATGTATAAGTGGAGTTAGAAAAAGTGGTTCACCAGGATCGCCTCCATCACTATATTCCTGGAATCGTGGGTAAGGATTTATAAAACTTCTTGGAAACTTCAATTTCTTCGCATCGCCCTCCATAAACATTGGTAAAGCCAAGAGAGCGAATAAGGCACCATGAATTGCGTTTTTCATTGCTCATACAcctaaataatagaaatatgttAAGTAGGGGAATCCAATATCGGCTCATGATgctatataaattaaatgacaTTGTGTggacaaacaaataataaaatattagataacACACCTtctaatagaaaaataaaaatttattttcacaacaAAGGGCTACGATGAGCttgacaaattttaaaaaataaactcacaCGAAGAGCAAAATAAAACCGGTCAAACGATGTTCAACACTGGTAACCAAATGGTCGCATTAATATTGTATCTGGACAATTATGTAGTTAGATATGTAGCAAAGTAATTTACCTTTGCAGCAGagtaaattattatcaaattttttaattaaacctttttttatttctaaatattgaattttgttatgaaattaattgctatgaaaattttttttaaactcttgtcaaattgtttaaataagtgAGTGTGAATTTCTAATTCATTTTTGCGACTCAGCAACCCGtttctttttcgattttttccgTATCGTTTCTTCTTATGTTCCTCCTTCAGTATATTTGACAATTTCAATTGGAATTCTACAGTGGCGAAGTTTTCtagatttttcaatttttgaagaaatatgtgcAGTGGCAAAGGAAATAAAAAGCTGATTGAAATACGGAAAATGTATTGTTAATTTCAtgcacaaattattttttaagaaagtgATGAAAGTAATAAAGTGGCAAAGAGTGTGGAAAAGAGAGTAAATTTTGGAAAAGAAAATGAAGTGTCGGTGGTTGGTAATGTCGCGGTCGTGGTGGAACGTCGCAATTTGTTTCGGATTGTGTATTTTGATTGCATCAGCCGCGGTGTCGGCAAAAACACcagttaaaagtaaaataaaagcagtaacaaatgcacaaaatttAACACAGGAAAATGAAAATCGTAATATTACTACAAAGGATAACGACGCCTCCGACCAATTACGCGCGTATCGGATGAGAGAAGTAGGTGTTGGTGTGGCGCCACTGATTAAAATTCatgtattatttttctaatttcatcTAATAGGCGTGCACTGATTTGGCCAGAGATGAAGAAACATTAATGGTTTTCTCTACATTAGGGGGCGGATTAACAGCAATCGATCCAATAACAAGTGAAATTCGTTGGACCATAGCAGACGGTAATTACCAGTGGGTGGTGCTTCGTAACAATGGTTTTTTCGCGACagattaagaatattttaatgttGTTATTAGTTgggtataaaaaacttttcgtgTAGTtggaaaaaaaagaatttgttgATATATCAACGAGGGAAAtgttactttatatattttaaataattgtaaattttcGATCACTCGATGGTCAGCTGTTAGTTTCCcacaattaaaaacatttagtCCCGGCACCGTCTTTAAATTATGCATAAGAACTTTCAAGGCACCTTTATATTTAACACTCGTATGTATAAGCAATCCatattatttgctattttatattCTTACTTTTTACAACCAGTACCTTGTAACTTGCAACACGCTcaacaatttattaacaatttatctTGCAACTGTTAAGCCCTAAAAGAGAAGCGCATAGAGTACAGAAATTatgaaactaaaatattttggtataattacggttttatataaaaatttgtaggTAATTTTAATACGtattaaaattatgaatttgcTCTGTTCTGTGCATATTTTCGCTATGACAAAATATGTCATGTGTTTTTCAGCAGCTTAACCACAAACCCAGAAAAcagatttttgaattattatttttgttaccgTAAGTTGATACGAAAGtgctatgtatgcatataatggCCTCCATATGTTTACAAATATGCATccataaaaaaggaaaatcaTGTCATGCTTTTCCCCCTTTAAGTCATTTGAAAATGTATACGTGTAAGAACAATGTGTAGAAGTTTATTTCAGTTCTTCGAATTATTGCCGATGTGGTACATTGTATCATAATACTGATAAGAGAAATTCACACCCCATACACTTCGACATAATTGTTTTAAAAGCGTTGTTAggtaaaaacaaaatgaaacaagttAGTCATTTAAGTATAAGCACaaaacaaaaggcaaaaaaCAAACACCGCGGTTTGTGCCGGCATTGACAATTATCTTTAGAAATTAAAACTTCTTAGAACTGTGCTAGTATTTGTTGctaaatacattttgaaaatttacggCACTTTGTTAGGATTATTTATGTGTTCAACTAAAgcgaaaaactattaaaaatatgtgtacactAACACCTAAATAATATAGTAACAATTTACTATGTAgctgcatgtacatatgtgcggaggtatatacatacattatgcGTCGCGTTTAAATGTGTATCGCACGATTATAAACGACATTTCCACCGACCGTATCAAGCAGCGTGGCAAAAATCACACACATGTTAGCTCTGATTGAAAACTTATGGACTTGTTTTATGTATTCATACATATCTGCCCTATAATACATTTTactgcaaaattttaaactttgctTTCTTTATAGACATTACAATTTTCAGACACTCACATTTGGCTAATATCACGCCTAGTCATAGGCGTAGTTATATTAGTTCAttggttgttgttttggttttattgttattgtagactATACGACGAAACAAAATGAATGGACGTTAGATATCTGCAATTAACcttatttttgcaaaatcaaTGGCAATGAACTTTAAACTTATCTGCGACACACATAGACACATATGTTTGAATAagcatttttgtatgtatgtgcgtttttttcgttgttttggccaaaaattgtcaacaatatatatgtacttgtatacggaaagtatttacattttaaaaacataaagtTTTCCTGCTTATAGGGAagctatataaatacatacttggtaatttgtagatttatttttacaatttatactTCTTTCAAAGATCCACCGGTACGTGCCGACCAGGAACAAAATGTGGAGGTGCCGCAATATTTGCCAGATCCGCGTGATGGCAGCATTTATCAGCTTAGCGATATGGGTAACTTGAAGAAATTACCCTACACTATACCTCAGTTAGTGGCCAGCGCACCATGTCGTTCCTCCGATGGCATACTATATTCGGGAAAGAAAAGCGACACTTGGTTCATGGTCGATCCAAAGTCGGGTAAACGTAAAACGGTTATGGGCTTCGGCATGGATACCTCCGAAGCTACTGAACACAAAAAGGAAAGTGAGAATAAGGCCGCGCATAGTACATCGCGTTCGATTTACTTAGGACGCACGCAGTACACCGTCATGATGTACGATAGTTTGGCTAAGGGGAAAAATGTTAAACCGTGGAATATCACTTTCTATGATTACAGCGCGCACACAATGACGCCGGATATATCGAAGGAGTATGGTGAGTTGAGTGGAAAGAGCAAACGTATGTCTACATATACATTCTCACTTTTATACTTCATTAGAATATCTGCATTTAACCACAACATCGAATGGCAATA
It contains:
- the LOC106616646 gene encoding probable multidrug resistance-associated protein lethal(2)03659 isoform X1, which codes for MQSIKADELPENPRVRANPLSALLLCFTIPIFFKGRKKTLDEKDLYKALNEHKSETLGVKLNAAWEAEVEKKRLKNQEPNLLLAVIRVFGFQFLALGFLLFSLEIGLRVTQPLFLGGLVNYYANPSNQDDKYTAYIYALGVILCNAINVLFRHPYMLGIQHIGMKVRIAMCNLIYRKALRLNRTALGGTTTGQVVNLISNDVGRLDTSIMHIHVLWVGPIEIAVVAVLMYREIGIASLFGVAVMLLFIPLQAFLGKMTSKLRLRTALRTDERVRMMNEIVSGIQVIKMYAWEKPFGKMIQFVRRKEMIAIRNNNYIRGILQSFAMYMTRVSVFVSLVGYVLLGNFLTAEKAFVITAFYSILRNTMVVAFPNGIQQIAETLVSMKRIKEYLLYEEIGDNSRISANACNKTKKTDDMNGNLNLTKKITQELAEEAGIEICELKAKWDPTAIEYTLNNVNLDVKPATLVAVIGPVGSGKSSLIQAILGELPVDSGSITVHGSYSYASQEPWLFTGSIRQNILFGLPMDKHRYRTVVKKCALERDFELLPHGDKTIVGERGASLSGGQKARISLARAVYRKADVYLLDDPLSAVDTHVGRHLFDQCMRGYLHNEIVVLVTHQLQFLEHADIIVIMDKGKISAVGTYESMRSSGLDFANLLTPPEECRKEDGDTDVEAKSKSTQINMNRQNSTATMSSMDESIADSLIDEAADSPLQVQEKRELGKIGWGLYKKYFGASGGYMLFSITAFFCVASQILGSTGDFYVSMWVNKNEQQLLSQAREFAVNVTNDTDARDARLNSNTNPMDIYIFFGIILAIIIFAVGRSLLFNTMTMLSSTELHNAMYRGITRAAMYFFHTNPSGRILNRFAKDLGQVDELLPWVMMDVIQNFLSLFGIVIVITIVNPMNLLVTAVLALIFYAMRSFYLNTSRDVKRLEAVTRSPIYSHLSASLNGLPTIRAFAAQQMLINEFDNYQDLHSSGYYMFLITNRAFGYWLDCFCALYIAVTTLSFLVSSPDNGGDVGLAVTQAMGLTGMVQWGMRQSAELENSMTSVERLIEYEEIEPEGELESKPSKKPPKTWPEQGKIVFDELSLRYFPDMKTDRVLKSLNFEIQPSEKVGIVGRTGAGKSSLINALFRLSYNEGSIIIDTRNIEGLGLHDLRSKISIIPQEPVLFSGTMRYNLDPFDEYSDAKLWEVLEEVELKDAVAELASGLQSKISEGGSNFSVGQRQLVCLARAILRENKILVLDEATANVDPQTDALIQLTIRSKFKYCTVLTIAHRLHTVMDSDKVLVMDAGHAVEFDAPYKLLTESESKIFYDMVKQTGSSTYDNLLMVARKAYEQNPRLKNKTE
- the LOC106616646 gene encoding probable multidrug resistance-associated protein lethal(2)03659 isoform X2, with amino-acid sequence MQSIKADELPENPRVRANPLSALLLCFTIPIFFKGRKKTLDEKDLYKALNEHKSETLGVKLNAAWEAEVEKKRLKNQEPNLLLAVIRVFGFQFLALGFLLFSLEIGLRVTQPLFLGGLVNYYANPSNQDDKYTAYIYALGVILCNAINVLFRHPYMLGIQHIGMKVRIAMCNLIYRKALRLNRTALGGTTTGQVVNLISNDVGRLDTSIMHIHVLWVGPIEIAVVAVLMYREIGIASLFGVAVMLLFIPLQAFLGKMTSKLRLRTALRTDERVRMMNEIVSGIQVIKMYAWEKPFGKMIQFVRRKEMIAIRNNNYIRGILQSFAMYMTRVSVFVSLVGYVLLGNFLTAEKAFVITAFYSILRNTMVVAFPNGIQQIAETLVSMKRIKEYLLYEEIGDNSRISANACNKTKKTDDMNGNLNLTKKITQELAEEAGIEICELKAKWDPTAIEYTLNNVNLDVKPATLVAVIGPVGSGKSSLIQAILGELPVDSGSITVHGSYSYASQEPWLFTGSIRQNILFGLPMDKHRYRTVVKKCALERDFELLPHGDKTIVGERGASLSGGQKARISLARAVYRKADVYLLDDPLSAVDTHVGRHLFDQCMRGYLHNEIVVLVTHQLQFLEHADIIVIMDKGKISAVGTYESMRSSGLDFANLLTPPEECRKEDGDTDVEAKSKSTQINMNRQNSTATMSSMDESIADSLIDEAADSPLQVQEKRELGKIGWGLYKKYFGASGGYMLFSITAFFCVASQILGSTGDFYVSMWVNKNEQQLLSQAREFAVNVTNDTDARDARLNSNTNPMDIYIFFGIILAIIIFAVGRSLLFNTMTMLSSTELHNAMYRGITRAAMYFFHTNPSGRILNRFAKDLGQVDELLPWVMMDVIQNFLSLFGIVIVITIVNPMNLLVTAVLALIFYAMRSFYLNTSRDVKRLEAHVRPSIHT
- the Mrm2 gene encoding rRNA methyltransferase 2, mitochondrial yields the protein MNIPTKDCMRFFSTQNYLAKQIPRNLKGKSKSSQEWLTRQLADPYVEKAKMMNLRCRSAFKLIEIDNRFKILKPGDTVLDCGAAPGSWTQVAVDRTNANGTKEANNKGAVFSIDLLHFHAVPGAIIFGGMDFTTAIAQQRLREVLAGRQVNCVLSDMAPNATGVRMLDQENIMSLCYSVLRFALAMSAINAHLVVKLWANGDVSKLEKDLRRFYEHVKRVKPESSRSDSAELFLVARQYKGMKASKELTASENS
- the LOC106616648 gene encoding venom serine carboxypeptidase — encoded protein: MKNAIHGALFALLALPMFMEGDAKKLKFPRSFINPYPRFQEYSDGGDPGEPLFLTPLIHDPKIPKEQVRQKAAVLGSQFHKVESYSGYLTVDVARKSNMFFWYFPAEESPDYAPVVLWLQGGPGASSLFGLFVENGPFEFDSHGHLQKRNYTWSRSHNLIYIDNPVGTGFSFTGSDDGYARNEKDVGRNLHEAVMQLYELFEWGNSSGFWITGESYAGKYVPALAYHIHLMQNAVDTRVYIPLKGLAIGNGLSDPLHQLKYGDYLYQLGLIDDHGLNRFHIEEEKGKKCIENHDMDCAFEVFDGLINGDLTNGSIFHNLTGYNYYYNYLKTHSDLPNDVLGNFIQSSTTRRAIHVGNNTFHDLDKENKVEKFLKKDVMDTVAPWIAELLKDYIVCIYSGQLDIIVAYPLTRNYLMHLKFADADKYKIAERKVWFVEDEIAGYAKHAGHLIEILVRNAGHMAPGDQPKWLEWMINHLTHYKKVV